In Luteimonas sp. MC1750, the following proteins share a genomic window:
- a CDS encoding M14 family metallopeptidase, whose translation MTRPSPALPASLALALLLGLAPATAAPAATTATRTSAVASLVTEAERSGFQRTGRYAEVLALCDAFAARYPQAVRCIEFGTTPEGRPMKALVASRSGALTPGAARSRGLPVLLVQGGIHAGEVDGKDAGFLALRELLAGEAAPGALDDVVLVFVPVFNADGHERFGRWNRPNQRGPEEMGWRTTAQNYNLNRDYVKADAPEMRAMLGLVQAWDPIAYVDLHATNGAQFEHDISVQIEPLHSGDAGLARAGLALREALLAGLAEQGSLPLPFYPSFEVHDDPSSGIVDGVAPPRFSHGYFALRNRFGILVETHSWKEYPVRVRITRNLVVGMLEQTARHGRDWLAAAAAADARAATLAGTTVPLEWVATDRVRTVDFRGYAWTRTPSEVSGTLATRYDETTPQLWKMPLRDEIVPGRRVPVAGAGYLVPPAHAAAAARWLDLHGIGYRRLAHALPAARLEVFRASEWRAAAASSEGRQRLELEGDWAPETRDVAAGALFVPVAQPRARLAMAILEPQAPDSMLAWGEFNNAFERKEYMEAYVAEDVARDMLRDPAVRAAFERRLAEDAAFAASASARLEWFHRRHASWDERLGLYPVFRTAVTPP comes from the coding sequence ATGACCCGTCCCTCGCCCGCCCTGCCCGCCAGCCTCGCACTCGCCCTGCTGCTGGGCCTCGCGCCCGCCACGGCGGCGCCTGCAGCCACCACGGCCACACGCACCTCGGCCGTCGCATCGCTGGTGACCGAAGCCGAACGCTCCGGCTTCCAGCGCACTGGCCGCTATGCCGAGGTCCTGGCCCTGTGCGACGCCTTCGCCGCCCGCTACCCGCAGGCGGTGCGCTGCATCGAGTTCGGCACCACGCCCGAGGGCCGGCCGATGAAGGCCCTGGTCGCCTCGCGCAGCGGCGCGCTCACGCCCGGGGCCGCGCGGTCGCGTGGCCTGCCGGTGCTGCTGGTGCAGGGCGGGATCCACGCCGGTGAAGTCGACGGCAAGGACGCCGGCTTCCTGGCGCTGCGCGAGCTGCTGGCCGGCGAGGCCGCCCCGGGGGCGCTCGACGACGTGGTGCTGGTCTTCGTGCCGGTGTTCAACGCCGATGGCCACGAGCGCTTCGGGCGGTGGAACCGGCCCAACCAGCGCGGCCCGGAGGAGATGGGCTGGCGCACGACCGCGCAGAACTACAACCTCAACCGCGACTACGTGAAGGCCGATGCGCCCGAGATGCGCGCGATGCTGGGCCTGGTGCAGGCCTGGGACCCGATCGCCTACGTCGACCTGCATGCCACCAACGGCGCGCAGTTCGAACACGACATCTCGGTCCAGATCGAGCCGTTGCACTCCGGGGACGCCGGCCTCGCACGCGCGGGCCTGGCGCTGCGCGAGGCGCTGCTCGCCGGGCTCGCGGAACAGGGTTCGCTGCCGCTGCCCTTCTATCCCTCCTTCGAAGTCCACGACGACCCGTCCTCGGGCATCGTCGACGGCGTGGCGCCGCCGCGCTTCTCGCATGGCTACTTCGCGCTGCGCAACCGCTTCGGGATCCTGGTGGAGACGCACTCGTGGAAGGAGTACCCGGTCCGGGTGCGCATCACGCGCAACCTGGTGGTGGGCATGCTGGAGCAGACCGCGCGGCATGGCCGCGACTGGCTGGCTGCCGCGGCCGCCGCCGACGCGCGCGCGGCGACGCTGGCCGGCACCACGGTGCCGCTCGAGTGGGTCGCCACCGACCGCGTGCGCACCGTGGATTTCCGCGGCTACGCCTGGACGCGGACGCCATCCGAAGTCTCCGGCACCCTCGCGACCCGCTATGACGAAACCACGCCGCAGCTGTGGAAAATGCCGCTGCGCGACGAGATCGTGCCCGGCCGCCGCGTGCCGGTAGCCGGCGCCGGCTACCTGGTGCCGCCCGCGCATGCGGCGGCGGCGGCGCGCTGGCTGGACCTGCACGGGATCGGCTACCGGCGCCTCGCCCACGCCCTGCCGGCGGCCCGCCTCGAGGTCTTCCGCGCCAGCGAATGGCGGGCTGCGGCGGCCTCGAGCGAAGGTCGCCAGCGGCTGGAGCTCGAGGGCGACTGGGCGCCGGAGACACGCGACGTGGCCGCGGGCGCGCTCTTCGTCCCGGTCGCACAGCCGCGCGCGCGGCTGGCGATGGCGATCCTGGAGCCGCAGGCGCCGGACTCGATGCTGGCCTGGGGCGAGTTCAACAACGCCTTCGAGCGCAAGGAGTACATGGAGGCCTACGTCGCCGAGGACGTGGCGCGCGACATGCTCCGCGACCCGGCGGTCCGCGCCGCGTTCGAACGAAGGCTCGCGGAGGACGCGGCGTTCGCGGCCAGTGCGTCGGCGCGGCTCGAATGGTTCCATCGCCGGCATGCGAGCTGGGACGAGCGGCTGGGCCTCTATCCGGTCTTCCGCACCGCCGTCACCCCGCCCTGA